In Plasmodium gaboni strain SY75 chromosome 8, whole genome shotgun sequence, one DNA window encodes the following:
- a CDS encoding CCR4-associated factor 1, which translates to MDDRTKIVDVWANNLEEEFERIRDIVEKHPYVAIDTEFPGIVARPTGNVLDYNYQTIKCNVDLLKVIQLGVTFSNGKGEMPNVSTWQFNFKFDLDSDMYAQNSIDFLKLSGINFEKHQSLGIELLHFGEVIMSSGLVMNEDVKWISFHGCYDFAYLLKILTCSALPHNEAAFFELLNDFFPSLYDIKYLLLNLNIKQLSRTFSLQKISEILSVKRIGRQHQAGSDSLVTCKTFFKLMEMYFDNKIDDKKYSGIIYGLGSTIKNYNPKLDDHNNNNRYHNHHSSYNNHNYIKNSNNNNKNNNNNNNNNNSDNNNNNNNNNNNSNNNNNNNNNNSSNSHHSHNNNNMLMNAPNNNPMSNYIDAKEYHPTGFNKEVPKLHNKNDVMFHMYADNNQNSYNNINSNINNIHGTNNYLTNAIYSSDTVNNYVLNKFVNNSPPSPSSSLSSPPHPPHLPHPSQILNNTGNKNLRLSLNTNSYMNSKNTDPISNNNHNNNNNLSSSSRSFMVSYPNSGMKNSLDTSKMMGPIYNDLPRNITGNLNNDLNNIANENMMNLGGLTNGNNLSPTLSANNGIMSPSLSNANNGLMNLNNANLNNSINNSINGSLILGGMNNNGHTNNNMNNNNNNNGMNMNMNGMGIMNNSMSINGLSTNLNMNNLYGDMRSLGGSTSNINLNNMNSMNELNHLKSGSISNISSCDENMIGLNKNIYSTNNGPLIGNMINNNMYNANINYNNFNYNSINTNNSSSNAFLNSVNYNTAYTHGNNPSTTTPGGNNNMNTNNYYSIQNKYNNFGKYSSNLNYVNPLSPNINESKSITGEEYCDIDKRSIDNSNSNKNSFANNKNLLGKLNNNNNNIITTSSSGTSHHINFKNTISNNNSNINNNNFNINSTSVHPMNNPNINDTNNLNVKRNIKSESFISDLSTNKNELNNMGDHVGIENLNMLVQNMNIKRDENYKDEKINNNNNNNSNNNMNKNVMLNLNNSSNSNVNNLNNMMNSNNDLMKNNSTTYMKNVNISMSNINKGVTNTVLNTELKVPSNLNQNNINVTNSTPYISGNSLDNNNNMNSGTNINDHGNNSGKGINHSSPSIINSDNKINVASHNKGNTSIDGNWINGSVHNTNNSNKYNEGKDKDANDEDNKVGYKANDNNNNNNNNRNTNGKSVSNNKNSNKGNNKNNKNKSKNNNDSNKKTSGDNLNEPDYKENNMNNNNNNNNNNNNNNNNNNNNNNNNNNNNNNNGNNNNNSNNNNNSNNNNNNNSNNNNNNNNNNNNNNNNHSNNNNNNYSNNNNSNYSNKNNNDSTMISNNDSTMISNNDSTIVSNNDNLTIFSNNDNEDNNNNHKDNNNEEDKDDKNNNIKTEGNHSKFSKQHVNMNIRNKNNDKNNFIGSSNLVNSNVEDVNSFNNIINQRNHCNKNYTNFIKEDQQEVEQKELHASNISHMLNEENSNDIMDKNISYNNNSYNNNNSNYYKTDNIKLYRGFEKNSSHQLILKNNFSNNSNMTENEGIIIHDMNKINNPNNADILVGNENLMNIKNLNNYMNPNVHNTERNNELNSNSNMIMNKKNMNSCNNDMLHKQINNFNIININKVHNNISNSLFSNNMSNYNALNENMNINNNTNNTPNNNFMNKKNSKTNLNVFNQSLINNLNLNLNNFYLNNENSFNKINMNYSNINSTSYYFNTNENNMNNTQHYYSSFIPEHFATDKIVTKQNSDKNNNINNNSTMFKEKKEEMNLNFKDKNLPTEKYPGALLETVDNNFGYPNYDYKTKDHKYFYDN; encoded by the coding sequence ATGGATGATAGAACGAAAATAGTTGACGTGTGGGCAAATAATTTAGAAGAGGAGTTTGAAAGAATACGAGATATTGTTGAAAAACATCCTTATGTTGCAATTGATACAGAATTTCCAGGTATAGTAGCAAGGCCCACGGGAAATGTCTTAGATTATAATTATCAGACCATAAAATGTAATGTAGATTTATTAAAAGTAATTCAGTTAGGTGTAACCTTTTCCAATGGAAAAGGTGAAATGCCGAATGTTTCGACATGGCAATTTAATTTTAAGTTTGATTTAGATAGTGATATGTATGCACAAAATTCTATagattttttaaaattaagTGGAATCAATTTTGAAAAACATCAATCATTAGGTATAGAATTATTACATTTTGGAGAAGTTATTATGTCATCTGGTTTAGTTATGAATGAAGATGTAAAATGGATATCATTTCATGGTTGTTATGATTTTGcttatttattaaaaatattgacATGTTCAGCATTACCTCATAATGAAGCAGcattttttgaattattaaacGATTTTTTTCCATCATTATATGACatcaaatatttattattaaatttaaatatcAAACAGTTAAGTAGAACTTTCTCTTTACAAAAAATTAGTGAAATCTTAAGTGTTAAAAGAATAGGAAGACAACATCAAGCGGGTTCAGATTCATTAGTTACTTgtaaaacattttttaaattgaTGGAAATGTATTTTGATAACAAAAttgatgataaaaaatattcagGTATTATATATGGATTAGGTTcaacaataaaaaattataacCCTAAATTAGatgatcataataataataatagatATCACAACCATCACAGtagttataataatcacaattatataaaaaatagtaacaataataacaaaaataataataacaataataacaacaacaatagcgacaataataataataataataataataataataatagtaacaataataataataataataataataatagtagtaATAGTCATCATAGTcacaataataataatatgcTTATGAATGCTCCAAATAATAATCCAATGAGTAATTATATTGATGCAAAAGAATATCATCCAACTGGTTTTAACAAAGAAGTTCCAAAattacataataaaaatgatgtaATGTTTCATATGTATGCAgataataatcaaaatagctataataacattaattcaaatatcaataatatacatggtactaataattatttaacGAATGCTATATATAGTAGTGACACAGTGAATAATTATGTTCTTAATAAATTTGTAAATAACTCACCACCTTCTCCATCTTCTTCTCTTTCATCACCACCACATCCACCTCATCTTCCACACCCATCacaaatattaaataatacaggtaataaaaatttgaGATTATCGTTAAATACCAATTCATATATGAATAGTAAAAACACCGATCCAATTAGTAACAACAACcacaacaataataataatttaagTAGTTCGAGTAGAAGTTTTATGGTATCATATCCGAATAGTGGAATGAAAAACAGCTTGGATACATCAAAAATGATGGGacctatatataatgatttaCCTAGAAATATAACAGgtaatttaaataatgatttaaataatattgcCAATGAAAATATGATGAATTTAGGTGGTCTAACAAATGGTAATAATTTATCACCGACTTTAAGTGCAAATAATGGTATAATGAGTCCCAGTTTGTCTAATGCAAATAATGGCTTAATGAATTTAAACAACGCCAATTTAAACAATAGTATAAATAACAGTATAAACGGTTCTTTAATTTTGGGGGGaatgaataataatggGCATACAAAcaataatatgaataataacaataataataatggtATGAATATGAATATGAATGGTATGGGTATAATGAACAACAGTATGAGTATCAATGGATTAAGCACTAATTTGAACatgaataatttatatgGGGATATGAGAAGTTTGGGTGGTAGCACATCGAATATAAACTTGAACAATATGAATAGTATGAATGAATTAAATCATCTAAAGAGTGGTAGCATAAGTAATATAAGTAGTTGTGATGAAAATATGATAGgtttaaataaaaatatatattcaacAAATAATGGTCCTTTGATTGgaaatatgataaataataatatgtataacgcaaatataaattataataatttcaaTTATAATAGTATTAACACTAATAATAGTAGCAGTAATGCATTTTTAAATAGCGTTAATTACAATACGGCTTATACTCATGGAAACAATCCATCAACAACAACCCCCGGaggaaataataatatgaatacaaataattattattcaattcaaaataaatataacaattttGGTAAATATTCATCAAACCTTAATTATGTTAATCCATTATCTccaaatataaatgaaagTAAGTCAATTACTGGTGAAGAGTATTGTGATATAGATAAAAGAAGTATAGATAATTCaaatagtaataaaaattcatttgcaaataataaaaatctTCTTGgaaaattaaataataataataataatattattactactaGTAGTAGTGGTACATCTCAtcatattaattttaaaaatacaatatcgaataataattcaaacataaacaataataattttaatattaatagtacTAGTGTGCATCCTATGAATAATCcaaatattaatgatacCAACAATTTGAATGTCAagagaaatataaaaagtgAATCATTTATAAGTGATCTAtcaacaaataaaaatgaattaaataatatggGAGATCATGTTGGTATTGAGAACTTAAATATGTTAGTacaaaatatgaatatCAAGAGAgatgaaaattataaggatgaaaaaataaataacaacaacaataataatagtaataataatatgaataaaaatgtCATGTTAAATTTGAATAATTCATCTAATTCAAATGTAAacaatttaaataatatgatgaatagtaataatgatttgatgaaaaataatagtacaacatatatgaaaaatgtCAATATATCTATGtcaaatattaataaagGAGTTACTAATACTGTTTTAAACACAGAATTAAAAGTACCTTCAAATTTGAATCAGaacaatataaatgtaaCGAATTCGACACCATATATAAGTGGTAATAGTcttgataataataataatatgaatagtGGTACTAATATTAATGATCATGGGAATAATTCAGGTAAGGGTATAAATCATTCAAGTCCAAGCATTATAAACagtgataataaaattaatgtAGCTAGTCATAATAAAGGTAATACTTCCATAGATGGAAATTGGATTAATGGATCAGTAcataatacaaataatagtaataaatataatgaaggaaaagataaagatgctaatgatgaagataataaagTAGGTTACAAAGCAAATGacaataataacaataacAATAACAATAGGAATACTAATGGAAAAAGTGTTAGCAATAATAAAAACTCAAATAAGGGTAATAATAAgaacaataaaaataaaagtaagaataataatgacTCTAATAAGAAAACATCGGGTGATAATTTAAACGAACCTGATTATAAGGagaataatatgaataataacaacaataataacaacaataataacaacaataataataacaataataacaataataacaataataataataataataataataatggtaacaataataataatagtaacaacaataataatagtaacaataataataacaataatagcaacaacaataataataataacaataataataacaataataataataatcatagcaacaataataataacaattatagcaacaataataatagcAATTATAgcaataaaaataataatgatagtACCATGATTAGTAATAATGATAGTACCATGATTAGTAATAATGATAGTACAATTGTTAgtaataatgataatttaaCCATATTTAGTAATAATGAcaatgaagataataataataatcataaagataataataacgAAGAGGATAAAGAtgataagaataataatataaaaactGAGGGTAATCATTCAAAATTTTCCAAGCAACATGTGAACATGAATATaagaaacaaaaataatgataaaaataatttcataGGTAGTAGTAACCTTGTGAATTCTAATGTCGAAGATGTAAACagttttaataatataattaatcAAAGAAATCATTGTAATAAGAACTACacaaattttataaaagagGATCAACAAGAAGTAGAACAAAAAGAATTACACGCATCAAATATATCCCATATGTTAAATGAAGAGAATTCAAATGATATTATggataaaaatatatcatataataataattcctacaataataataattctaattattacaaaacagataatataaaattgtatagaggatttgaaaaaaatagtTCACATcaattaatattaaaaaacaatttctccaataatagtaatatgACGGAAAATGAAggaattattattcatgatatgaataaaatCAATAATCCTAATAATGCTGATATATTAGTGGGTAATGAAAACTTAAtgaatattaaaaatttgaataattatatgaatcCAAATGTTCATAATACCGAAAGAAATAATGAACTAAACAGCAATTCCAATATGataatgaataaaaaaaatatgaacagttgtaataatgatatgttacataaacaaattaataatttcaatattattaatataaataaagtacataataatatatccAATTCTTTATTTAGCAATAATATGAGTAATTATAATGcattaaatgaaaatatgaacataaataataatacaaataatacaccaaataataattttatgaataaaaaaaatagcAAAACAAATTTAAATGTATTTAATCAAAGCTTAATAAATAACTTAAATTTAAACCTAAATAATTTCTATCttaataatgaaaattcatttaacaaaattaatatgaattatagtaatattaatagtacTAGTTACTATTTTAATACcaatgaaaataatatgaataatacTCAGCATTATTACAGTTCATTTATACCTGAACATTTTGCTACAGATAAAATAGTTACTAAACAAAATTCGGAcaagaataataatattaataataatagtacaatgtttaaagaaaaaaaggaagaaaTGAATCTAAACTTTAAGGATAAAAATCTACCAACAGAAAAATATCCAGGAGCCCTATTGGAAACAgttgataataatttcgGATATCCAAATTATGACTACAAAACTAAGGAccataaatatttttatgataattaG